A DNA window from Caretta caretta isolate rCarCar2 chromosome 7, rCarCar1.hap1, whole genome shotgun sequence contains the following coding sequences:
- the LOC142072753 gene encoding uncharacterized protein LOC142072753, translated as MPLRSRRSPVWSNGEVLDLISVWWEEAVQSQLHSSPRNYDTFGQISRDMMERGHDWDALQCRIKVKELWNAYRKAREANSHSGAAPATCHFYKELDAAPPPLRVPPWTLQSTVLQGRRRSSKVGARVLTRRKTCPELFSSQEEGSQSRRPVLGEGQTPEEDPYATLRSQLSMLSPAERLQRIRKRPCRSKEDMLHEVMQHSLNENQKVQEWQESERRVRQQNADHRHENPERLISIMERQADSIQTIVAMQAEHYLVRPPAPPSLLQPLSQNSFPCASMSPPTHFPQSPGSYQHQLPPTPEDSPPSPENYNPYPLQSTPITMQYSHPKMQHSLHSTPNRKAEYDNRTLANL; from the exons atgcctctacgctccaggcgatccccagtatggagcaatggcgaggtgctggacctcatcagtgtttggtgggaggaagctgtccagtcccagctgcactccagccctaggaattacgatacctttgggcagatatcaagggatatgatggaaaggggccatgactgggatgctctgcagtgcaggattaaagtgaaggagctgtggaatgcctaccgcaaagcccgcgaggcaaacagccactccggtgctgcccccgcaacctgccatttttacaaagagctagatgcagccccacctccactccgagtaccaccatggacacttcagagcacagttctacaaggcaggaggaggagcagcaaagtgggagcgagggtgctgacgAGGAGGAAGACATGCccggagctgttctcaagccaggaggaaggtagccagtcgcggcggccggtgcttggggaaggacaaacaccagaggaggatccct atgcaaccttaaGATCTCAGCTGTCCATGTTATCACCGGctgagaggctgcaaagaatcaggaagaggccatgtagaagcaaagaggacatgctccatgaagtcatgcagcactcccttaatgaaaatcaaaaagtgcaggagtggcaggagagtgaaaggagggtccgccagcagaatgcggatcacCGGCACGAAAACCCAGAGAGGCTGAtaagcattatggagcgccaagcggactcgatccagacgatcgtagccatgcaggcggagcactacctcgtgcgcccgcccgcccccccttccctcctgcagcccttgtcccaaaactctttcccttgtgcctccatgtcacctccaacccactttccccaatcTCCAGGTTCTTATcagcaccagctgcctccaacacctgaagattcaccacccagccctgaaaactacaacccttacccactgcagtcgacccccatcaccatgcagtatagccatcctaaaatgcagcactcattgcacagcactccaaacAGGAAGGCTGAATATGATAACAGGACACTTGCAAACCTGTGA